In the genome of Nitrospinota bacterium, the window GGATATCGTTTTTCAAAGGGATTTCTTTCACTATGAAAGACACAAATTTAAGATATTTTTTCCTATCGCGCCATGACGATGGGAGTAAAGTCATTTTAACTGGCCAAGTTGTTCAGCCGTAGATTCCGTGCTCTATTCTCATCAGCACATCCTCGACCTTCTTGGTTCCCAGCTCCGTGTCCAGAAGGTTCAAGGGTCTCTCCCAGCTTAGTGCAGGGTTTGGATCATGTAGCCATTCTATGGCGTTCTCACGATCCTCTAACACATCCTCGGCCAGTGCGATTATCCGTCCCAGCCGCGCGAGCCTGTCCGACTCACCAGGCGCAAAACGCTGTTTGCCAGACTTGCGGCGGTCTATCGTCCGTTTTGAAATGTCCAGCATACGGGCCATTGTGTACGTATCAAGGTTGAGCAGTTTTTGGATGTTCTCAAACGCCTTGAAAGGAAGTCCTTCTTTAACTTCGACAATGACCCTGTCAATCTCGGATCGAGGCTCGCCACCAGGACGCCCCTTGCCGCCAAGTGGGATTGCCAATATCCTGGCCATCCCGCCGCCCGGTGTTTTTGCGGCCGGTTTTTGGCGCCGCGCAGAACTTTTTTGGGTCAACATGCTGTATTCCAACCGTATTTCTACCTAGATACTACGCCATTTGGCGAAAATATCAAGCCGTTTGTCACCGTCACTCCCCTTCCTTCTTCTTCCTCCTGAATATCGTCCTGAACAGCGTCTTGGGCTCTTCCTTCTCCTCTTCCTCTTCGTACGTCACCATGATGTTTTCATCTTCCGCTTCCGCCGCTTTCACCTGGGTCACACGGGCGCTCTTGAACATCGTCTTGTCCGGCGGGGCCGGGGCCTGCCATTCCACCGCCGCCACGGCCAGCTTCCTTGATACTTCCGCGTCGTTGATATGGCCGAATCCCGCGCATCCCAATACGAACATCAGCCCGGCCGCCTCCGCCGGGCCGGACGCCGGTTTGCCCGCCTTGGTCAACGCCGCCACCACCTCGTTCTCAAACGGGGCGCGCCCTTCCGGCAACGCCGCGGAGTATGGCGCAAGCGGCACTAGGTACGTCTTGACGAACGGCTCCGCCCCTTCGTCCCAAGCGCCGGGCTTCTTTGCCTCCACTTCCCAGTCCAGCGTCCATCCTTTCACCATCCGGTCCGCCCCGCCGGAGACGATCATCCCCATGTCCCAGCTTGCCGACACGGAGTTCACCGCCGCCGAATGCCCTTCGAACACCCGCAGGACCTCGCCCGTGGCCGCATCCCAGAACCTTATCTTCCCATCGCCCCCGCCGGTCACAAAATGCCGGCCGTCCAGGCTTGGCGTTATGGAATTCACCGCCGCCCCTCGGCTTGCGTCATATTTGCGGATCAATTCGCCGGTCATGGCGTTCCACACCGTTATGTCGCCGTTGGCGGAGCCTGCGTAAACTTTGTCCCCGGTGAAACCGATCGCAACGCTCAATACCGCCGCCATCTGCCCGCCAAGCGCTTCTAAGCAATCGCCGGACACCGGGTCCCAAATCCTCACGCTTTTGTCGTCGCTTCCGGAGATTATCATCTGCCCGTCCTGGCTTATGGCCACGGCCCGCACGGCGGAACTGTGGCCGCCGAAAGTCCTGGCGCATGAGCCGGACGCAACACCCCAAAGTTTTATATCGCCGTCGCCTCCGCCCGTGACTGCAAATACTCCGTCGGAGCTTAATCTGGCGGAATAGACCGGCCCCTTGTGCCCTTTGAGAGTGCGCAGCGTTTCACCTTTTTCCACGTCCCATATCCGGCATGTCCAATCGCCCGAGCCGGATATGGCCCTCATGCCGTCATTGCCCAGCGCCACGCAGTTCACCCTGTCCGTATGCCCTTCAAGCGAACCGAGCAGAGAGCCGTTCTCCATTGACCAAAGCTTCACGCTCCTGTCCAGCCCGCCGGAGACCGCTATGCTCCCGTCGCGGCTTATGTCCACCGACGCCACGTCCGAAGCGTGATCTTCCATCACAAGGCTTTCCCATCCCCCCTTGAGGGCGGCGCGCGGCTGCTTTATATAAATGGAACGCCACAGCTCGCAAGCCTCCTTGCCCCGGCTGTATCCGGCCTGCGCCCGGGCCTGGCGGATCAATGCGGCGGAGTCGGGGAAATCCCCTTTCTCCATCGCCTTGCGCGCCTCGGCCACCTTCGTCTCGTATTCCACTCCGGCGGAAAGCACCGTTTCGCTTGCCTGCACCCGGCATAGCGCCATCGGGGCGAAATATGGCGCGGGGCTCTCCAGGCGCAAAAGCGACACCGCGCCGTTCCACGCGCCGCAAAGCGCCTGGGCGCCAGTCTGGCTGACGCTCACGGAATTGACCACCCCGCCGAATCCCTCGAACGTGCGGATCACCCGGCCTGTGCGCAGGTCCCACAGCCGCACCGTCCTGTCGTAACCGGACGAAACGGCCGTCCTGCCATTTGGCGATGGATTTACCGACGTGACCGAACCGGTATGCC includes:
- a CDS encoding DUF2384 domain-containing protein codes for the protein MAIPLGGKGRPGGEPRSEIDRVIVEVKEGLPFKAFENIQKLLNLDTYTMARMLDISKRTIDRRKSGKQRFAPGESDRLARLGRIIALAEDVLEDRENAIEWLHDPNPALSWERPLNLLDTELGTKKVEDVLMRIEHGIYG